In archaeon BMS3Bbin15, the DNA window AATTCAGAAATTAAAAAGAGTCTTGAAAAACTGGAGATGCAGGGTGCCGAGCTGGTAGAAGTTAACCTCCCAAATCTCAATAAAGCTCTTCCAACCTACTACCTGACAGTATTTGTGGAGTTTTTCTCTGCCACAAGGAAATATGATGGCAGGAGATATGGTTACAGAATTGAGGATGTTTGTGGTGAGGAAATTCTGAGAAGGATTCATATAGGTAGCTATATCAGCCAGAAGGAATACTCAGGAAAGTACTACAGGAAAGCTCTCCAGTTCAGGTCTCTGATTACAAGAGAGCTTCTGGAGGCTCTGAAAGATATTGACTTAATCGCAGGGCCTACAACACCAAAACTACCCCACAGGCTGGGTGAGAAAATTTCCACTCTGGATATGTATTCTTATGATGTTTTAACTGTTCCAGCAAATCTGGCAGGAATACCTGCAGGGGTTACTAGAGCAGGTGAAGTCGGAAATATCCCTGTTGGAATACAGTTTCAGGCAAAACCTCTTGAAGAACAGAAGATTTTCAATGCAATGCTTGCTCTGGAGGAGAGTTCATGAAAATCACTATAGGGCTTGAGATTCACGAGCAGATTGCAACAAATACAAAGCTATTTTGCAATTGCTCAACCAGCTACAGAGAGGTGAAACCAAATTCAAATATCTGCGAGATATGCACAGGTATGCCTGGAGCAAAACCCATGCCTCCCAACAGAAAAGCTATAGATGCTGCTATTGAAATCGCCCTCATGCTCAACTGTGAAATTATTCAGGAGCCAGTTTACATCCAGAGGAAACATTACAGCTACCCTGACCTGCCAAGTGGATACCAGAGAACTTCTTTACCTATAGCGAAGAATGGCAACCTTCTGGGTATAGGTATATGGGAAGTGCATTTTGAGGAAGACCCAGGTAAATATGACCCTATTACAGGAAGAGTTGACTACAACCGTTCTGGAGTACCACTTGTAGAGATAGTAACTGCACCCCAGCTTCATTCTCCTGAGGAAGCAAGAAATTTCCTTAGAGAGTTAACAAAGGTTCTTCAGTACACAGGTAAAACCAGAGAAGAAGGTGGGACAATGCGTGTTGACACAAACATCAGCCTTGAAGGAGGGGCAAGAGTTGAAATCAAGAATATAAACTCGGTTAGAGGTGCTTACAAAGCACTTCTGTTCGAAATTACAAGACAGAAGAATCTTATGACGCATGGAAGGTCTGTTAAAAGGGAAACAAGAGCTTTTATTGAGTCTCAGATGATTACAAGGGCAATGCGTGTCAAGGAAGAGGCTGAAGATTACCGTTATCTACCTGACCCTGACCTTCCACCCGTTGTAATTACAAATGAGAAAATTGAATATATAAAAAATATTCTGCCAGAGGCACCCCATCTCAAGGAGAAACGTTTTATTGTTGAGTATAAAATCAAAGCTGATGATGCAAAGATAATAGCCAGTGAACTCGAACTTGCCAATGCATTTGAGAAAGTCGCCAGGGTAATACCAGCCCAGCAGGCTGCAGGCTGGATAAGAGATGAGGTGAAGAGAGTTCTGGAATACAATGGTATAAGCTTCAAGAATAGTGGAATAGAGCCAGATTATATAATTGAGCTTTTAAATATGGTGAACTCCGGAAAAATCACTGTGAAGACAGCAAAAAAGGTAATGGAACTTCTTCCGGAACTCAAAAAGTCACCCGGAATTATTGTGGAAGAGAAGGGCTGGGTTAAAATCAATGACGAGGGTTATGTTGAGGCTGCCTGCGAAGAGGCTCTGAAGGAAAACCCTGGGGCTGTGAAGGATTACCTTTCCGGAAAGAGGGAGGCACTCAATTTTATTGTGGGCAGGGTAATGTCAAAAACCAGAGGAAGGGCGGACCCTGCCAGGATTCTAGAGATTCTCAGAAAAAAGGTTGAAGAGGTGATAAAATAAAACTTTTGGCTATTGAAAATGCAAAAGGAGAACATCTCGGATACTTTGAAACACTTGCTGAAGCGAGAGGCATAGAGGTGAAGTACAGGAGATTGTGGAAGGGTGATAATATCGAGGGAGCCATGAGATATGACCTTGCGGTTATTCTCGGAGGGCCAATGAGTGTTAATGAAGAGGAGAAATTCCCCTATCTTGCTGAAGAAAAAAGTTTTATTAAGAGAACCATTGGAGCTGATAAGCCTCTCCTCGGTATCTGTCTGGGCTCCCAGCTCATAGCCAGTGCCCTTGGAGCAGAGGTTTACCCAAGTAAAGGTAAGGGGAGGGAGCTTGGCTGGTATCCTCTAAGGCTGACTGAAGAAGGAAAAAAGGACATAGCTTTATCCGAATTTCCTGAGAGTTTTGATGTTTTCCAGTGGCATGGTGAAACCTTTGACCTTCCAGAAAATGCAATACTCCTTGCATCTTCAGAGCTTTATAAAAATCAGGCCTTCCGTATAGGAAAGAGCTATGCTCTGCAATTCCACTTTGAAGTAACGTGGGATATGATTCTCGACTGGTCTAAGGGGGCTCCTGAGATAAGAGATATGATTACCAGAATTAAAGATGAAAAGCTTGAGGAACTCAATTCAAAGGCAGAGATATTCTTTGACAGATGGCTGGAGATAGCAGGAATTTAATGAAGTTATATAATCATATAGTAGTTTAAAACGGGCCCGGGGGGATTTGAACCCCCGATCTACAGCTTAGGAGGCTGCCGCCTTGTCCTAACTAGGCTACGAGCCCTTTCAGGCAGGAAAAAGATTCACCATAGTAAAATTTATAAGAGGAGTATATAAATGGAGGTGTAACCCTGACGATTGCTGGAGTTGACGAAGCTGGAAGAGGGCCTGTTATCGGCCCGCTGATTGTTGCAGGAGTTTCCTGTGCCATAGAGGATATAGAGCTTCTTGAATCTATGGGAGTAACTGACTCAAAACTTCTAACCAGCAGAAAAAGGGAGCTACTTTACAGTGAAATAACCTCAAACTTCAGCTTTTATACTGTGTATATTTCACCTGCAGAAATAGACAGAGCTCTCAGAAATAAGATTTCTCTGAATCTTCTTGAGGCAGACGCCTTCAGCATGGTATTGAATGAACTTTCTCCGGAGGAAGCCTTTGTTGATTGCGTGGAGAGGGAGCCCGGAAAGTTTATCAAAAATATCAGTAGAACTCTAAAGGTAAGATGCAGGCTTGTTGCGGAGCATAAGGCAGATCTGAACTACCCCATTGTGAGCGCAGCCTCAATCGTTGCTAAAGTTGAGAGAGATAGAGAAATCGCAAAAATAAGGGAAGAGTTTGGAGACATTGGGAGTGGGTATCCAGGTGATTC includes these proteins:
- the gatA gene encoding glutamyl-tRNA(Gln) amidotransferase subunit A, whose amino-acid sequence is MQGAELVEVNLPNLNKALPTYYLTVFVEFFSATRKYDGRRYGYRIEDVCGEEILRRIHIGSYISQKEYSGKYYRKALQFRSLITRELLEALKDIDLIAGPTTPKLPHRLGEKISTLDMYSYDVLTVPANLAGIPAGVTRAGEVGNIPVGIQFQAKPLEEQKIFNAMLALEESS
- the gatB_1 gene encoding aspartyl/glutamyl-tRNA(Asn/Gln) amidotransferase subunit B; translation: MKITIGLEIHEQIATNTKLFCNCSTSYREVKPNSNICEICTGMPGAKPMPPNRKAIDAAIEIALMLNCEIIQEPVYIQRKHYSYPDLPSGYQRTSLPIAKNGNLLGIGIWEVHFEEDPGKYDPITGRVDYNRSGVPLVEIVTAPQLHSPEEARNFLRELTKVLQYTGKTREEGGTMRVDTNISLEGGARVEIKNINSVRGAYKALLFEITRQKNLMTHGRSVKRETRAFIESQMITRAMRVKEEAEDYRYLPDPDLPPVVITNEKIEYIKNILPEAPHLKEKRFIVEYKIKADDAKIIASELELANAFEKVARVIPAQQAAGWIRDEVKRVLEYNGISFKNSGIEPDYIIELLNMVNSGKITVKTAKKVMELLPELKKSPGIIVEEKGWVKINDEGYVEAACEEALKENPGAVKDYLSGKREALNFIVGRVMSKTRGRADPARILEILRKKVEEVIK
- a CDS encoding glutamine amidotransferase — protein: MAIENAKGEHLGYFETLAEARGIEVKYRRLWKGDNIEGAMRYDLAVILGGPMSVNEEEKFPYLAEEKSFIKRTIGADKPLLGICLGSQLIASALGAEVYPSKGKGRELGWYPLRLTEEGKKDIALSEFPESFDVFQWHGETFDLPENAILLASSELYKNQAFRIGKSYALQFHFEVTWDMILDWSKGAPEIRDMITRIKDEKLEELNSKAEIFFDRWLEIAGI
- the rnhB gene encoding ribonuclease HII, with the protein product MGVTDSKLLTSRKRELLYSEITSNFSFYTVYISPAEIDRALRNKISLNLLEADAFSMVLNELSPEEAFVDCVEREPGKFIKNISRTLKVRCRLVAEHKADLNYPIVSAASIVAKVERDREIAKIREEFGDIGSGYPGDSKTISFLESIIEEGGELPYFIRSSWETIKRLRRRSENYTLDMDYF